The DNA window ACTTTCTTCAGGGGTCTTCTTTCTTAATTTGAACAACGTTATACTTACCCTTAAGCTCGTAAAGAGTGAGCAAATAAAGAAGGCAGCTGAGCTTGTTTAACCACTCCACAAGATTTATCCCAACTTTTCCTTCGTCGTTCAACCTTACAGCCCATCTCTCAGCTCTTCTTACAACGGCTCTCGCAACGCTTAAATAAGCTGTAATTTCGTCCTGCTCTAAAATTATAAACTTGTCAGGTTGCTCGACTTTCCTACCAACCTCTCTTATAATCTCTTCAAGCTCCTCAACGTCCTTTCTCGTGATCATTTCTTTCCCAGAGATCATCTCCGCTCCTACGTTGAACATCTTTCTCTGAACTTTTTCAAGAATTTCTCTCGTTAAACCTTCCGACTTTACCTTTGCTAAACCTATGAAAGCGTTAGCCTCATCCACACTACCGACTCCCCAGATTTCATCGCTGTCCTTGGAAATTAGCCCACTTCTCAGACTGGAAGTCAGTCTTACATCTTTTTTCATCTCAGCCTCCCTCTTTTTAATCAAGCACGCCATTAAATTATTCAAGTTTTCTTGATTTTAATAAACTTTCTTGGTTGTGAGGTGAAGATTGAATCGGGTGACGTTTCGTCACATTTCCCTCAGTTTTTACTTAATCTTCCTCGCACCAATTTTTGAGCTTTTCGAAATCTTTCTGATAGTCAACGTTACCTTCTTCGAGCATATTTCTCAGCCAAGGACTTGTGTAAATCTTGTACGTTTTCCCAAATTTCTCTCTGACGATCAAGTTTTTCTCTTCAAGTTTCTTGATTATCATCGAGATCTTGGATTGGGAAAAACCAGTCTTGAAGTGGAGGGAATCCTGGGTTATTCCTTCATTTTCGAGAACGAGTTTTATTATCTTGAACTCATCTTCCTCAAGCAAATTTCTGATTAAATCGAGTATTTTTCCGTTCTGATTCTTCTCAGCTAATTTACTTCCCGATTCGACAATTTCACTCTTTTCCTCACTTAAAACAACAGCTAAAACTAAAATAATAACCGCTGCAAAGAAAAAGTAGCTGTTAAACCCGTAAAAGGCTCCGAAGCACGTGTTTGGATACGGATTCGCCACGATGGGGTTGAAAAAGGAGACAAGTAAAAGGACTATTCCAAGCAAGAGCAAGAGATTTTTTAAAGTTGCGAGCTTAGACATATAAATTCACTAAGCTTTTCACCACTTATAAAATTTCGTCGGTTTGTTCACTTCTTGCAAAAACGCAGCGAATACAATTATATGTTCCTTTCCGTTGATTCTTTCATGAAAGTTATCATTACCGACCAACCGTGCGGCTATAAAAGTGAGGTAATAGCGAAAAAAATCGATAAAAGCGTGAAAATTGAGATAATTTCCGAATGCGAGGACGTTCGTAAATTTGGAGAAGAACTGCCGATTTTAAGTGCAAAAGACGTTCTTACAAGAATTCCAGAAAATATCGTTTACAAAAAAGCTAATTTAAAGCACTCCACCTGCATAATTCCCTGGGTCGTTTTAAAAGCTGCGGAAATTGAGCTTGGACTCAACGTTAAAAGGTTGCCAAGAATAAAGTTTGAGGACGACTTTTGATCATTGTCCAAAAAATTTTGATATGGCTATACATTCGTACATGTTTTTGATCATTTTTTAGGATTACATCCAGAAGAGACCGAAATGTTTATATTGTTTCGAATCTGTAATTATTCTCAATGACAGTTATCGACCTTAGAGGCTTAACGTGCCCCGAGCCAATAATTAAGCTCAGACAAGAAATGAGCAAATTCAAACCGGGAGATGTAGTAGAAGTTCTAACCACAGACCCAGGAACGATGATCGACATTCCGATATGGGCAGGAAATTCTGGTATTGTGGTTTTAGAGTGTAGGAGAGAAGGAGACCACATCAAATTCGTTTTAAAGAAAATTTAAAGCGTTTAATGGCGTTAAAATCTTCCCAGAATTTATTATGGTTCAAATTTTGGATAATATCTAAATAAATTCGAGAAAATTGATACTGAAGTATAATACATCTCGGGATTGTTGAGAGAAAAGTTTAAATATAGTTATTAAAAATTATAATTGTTTATTGTGGAGGTGAGAGTATGGGAAACAAGGAGTGTGAAGAATACGTCAAAGAAAGAATGAAACTGATGCCAAGATTTTTGAAGACCGTCTGTGAGGTTTGGCCGGAAGCTGCTAAAAAGTTTGCAGATTTCTATGAGGTAATCTGGAGGGATGGGGCTTTAGATAGAAAGACCAAGGAGTTAATTTTCACTGCCATAGGAGTAGCGACTGCCTCTCCAAGATGTATTGTTCATGTAATTGCCGCTGTTGAAGCTGGTGCTACTGATGAGGAAATTCTCGAAGCCGTCACTGTAGGATTCATCGGAGCTGGCTTCTATCCAAACAATCCGGGAATTCCGTACGCTTTCGAATACGCTGTAAAAGCGATTGAAGTTGCTCAGAAGTATAGAAGAGGAGAAGATTGGGAATACTTAAAACCGCCGGAGTTCAGAGGATAACTTTCTATTTTTTCAGTTTTACAATTTTTGTGTTGCTTTGGGGTGAAAAAATGCGTCCGAAAGACATTCTCCTTGAAGCTTTTGAATTAGGAGTTCCGGAAAGAGTTCCTGCGGTAATTTTTGGAGGAGGTATGTGGACGATTAAAAATTCTGGCAAGGATTTCCTTTACTATATTGGCAAGCCGAAGGAGTATGCGGAGCTTATAGTTAAAACAGCAGACATTCTGCAGTCGGACATGGTTTACCCTGGCTCGGGATACAACAACTTTCTGGCTGCTGCGATAGGTGGAAAGATTAAGGTTAGGCACATAGGTGCTCCCGATTTGGAGGGACCAATTATAAACTCTCCGGAGGACCTTGAAGCTTTGGAAATTGACAAAATTTATGAAAACGAAGCTCTTCAAACTATTTGGAAAGCTTCCGAGATTGTTTACAACGAGATTGGGGATAAATATTTAGTCGGGACGACTTCCTGGGGTCCTTTCACGAAAGCCGGAAATTTGAGAGGTGTAGAGCAGCTCATGAGGGACATCTACAAGAACAAGGAATTTGCTAAAAAAGTGATAGAGTTCGCCAAAGACCTCATAATGGCTTTTTACGAGCCAGTAGTTAAGGATGCGGGGTTAGAGGCTGTGAGCATAGCAGACCCGACGGCAAGTGGAGATTTGATATCGAGGAGGCACTTTTTAGAGTTCGCATTACCACCTTTAAAGGAACTGATAGACGAGATGAAAAAGCGTAAAATAGCTGTGTTTTTACACATTTGCGGAGATACGAGCGATAAGTTGAGGGAGATAGCGGAAAGCAAAGCCAGCTGCTTCAGCTTGGATCACAAAGTAGATCTCGGTTATGCCAAGAGCACGCTTAAGAGTGTTATATGTATAGCCGGCAACGTCGATCCAGTTTCGGTTTTAAACGACGGCACTCCAGAATATGTAGAGGAAGTGTCAAATAAGTGCATTCACATTGCTGCTGAAGGTGGCGGCTACGTCCTATGCCCGGGATGTGATATCCCTCCAACAGTTCCCCTTGAAAACATTCAGGCTTTTATAAGAGCTGCAAGAAAAACCAAGCTCAGATAACTATTTTTTATTTTTCATTTGATTACAAGCCAACTTTTATAAACGAGTTGTTAACTATAATTAATTATGAGCGAAATAAACGGCGTTGATGTGGAATATTTAAAGCAGTTAGTGGAGACTGTGAAGAAGCATCCGGAGCTCGGCAGAACTCTCTGGAGAGCAAGATCTAAATGGAAAGACGGTTTCAAAGTTGAAGTGAACATAAGGGACTTCACAATCAGAATGGATGAACCAAAAGATCTCGGAGGCACCAATACAGCTCCAAACATGGTGGAATTCGTATTAGGAGCTTTAGGAGCTTGCCTTGTTGTTGGTTATGTTATGAACGCAGCGATTAGAGGAATAGAGCTCGATAAAGTTGAAATAGATGTAGAGGGAGACATCGACCTTCCCGGCTTTTTTGGCTTGGAGTCTCCGGAAAAGGTCTCTCCGGGATTTACAAACATCAGAGCAAGGGTATTCCTTAAAACGAAAAAACCCGTAAGTAAAGAGGAGCTTAAAGAGCTTCACGAAACAGTTGTGAAAACCTCACCTGTCGGAAACACGCTGATGAAGCCTGTTAATCTGGAAGTAAAATTGGAGGAAAGGAGAACTGTTTAACCTACACAAATGACTTTGTCTGCTTCGAGAGCGAGATAAATGAACGTGGCAGCCCCGGCAACCTCAGCTTCATCGATTATGTCCTCTTCTTTTATTTTTCTCACTACAAGCGTTTGAGAGCAAACATAGATTTTCACTCCTGCTTCAATCGCCTCGTTCAATCTCTGCCTTATTGTAGGTACTCCCGGCTTTACCTCTTCTTTATCCAAAGCTCCCTTGACCATTATCTCCACTCCATCCTGAAAGCAGAAAACTGTCGTTTTTATCCCGAGATTGGCACTTAGGGCTGCGAGCATTAGCGTAGTTCTCGCTATATCCGGGTAATTCAAGCCCTTACTCAGAACGAAAACAAGCTTTTTCTCCGCCATGGGGTAAAATTTCAAAGGAATTTTATAGCTTTTACTTCCGCTCCAAGTCTAATCGAGACAATAACTTCAAACTTCTACCAAAAGTCGTGGAAAATCTACAGCAAAATTATAATTGCTAAAAATCAGAGATCTTTGGATTTACGCATAAGAGTCGCCAGTAGCTCTAACGCTGATCTTTTTAACAGTTTCGACCATCACCCTAACGTTTCTGTTCGGGGTTAGCGGAGAAAGAGAACAGCCAGGAGCGATTATATCTATTCCCGCCTCTATCGCTCGAAGCGTCTCAGCTTCAACATCTTCAGGTTTTCCGAAGGGAAGAGTGTATATCGTGTCGATGTTACCCATTATCGCCGCCTTTCCTCTTGAAATCTCCACCGCAAACCTTGCGTCAGTCTTCGAATCTATGCTCAAGCAAGTCGCTTTCGTCTCTACCATGTCTTCGATTATGCTCGTGCAATCTCCGCAGATGTGGAGTATGGTTATTCCCTTGATCTTCCTTATCAGCTTTCTATCGAAAGGCTTTGCAAACTTCGCATAGTTTTTCGCTCCTATTACATCTGCGGAAGCGAACATGTTCTCGATGACTATCGCATCAGCTCCCCTATCTCTCATAGCTTTCGCATACTCTGCTATCGCATCAAGCCCCATTTCGGTGAATTCTTCAACAAGCTTGGGTTTTTTTATGGACATCTTCAGAATCTTTTCTATGTTCGCTATGTGAGCAGCTAAGGAAAACGGACCTATAACGTGCCCCAATACTGGAAGAAAGTCTCCGTACTTCTCAGCTAAAATTTCGATCGCATCGAGAACTATCGGTATTCTTCCCCTCTCCAAGAAGTTTTCGGGAACCTCTATTCCCTCCGGAGCAACGCAACCTTTAAAAGAAACAACCGGAATGCTGCTCTTCTTTTTTCCCCAGTTCACTTCCAAACCAAACGCTTCAGCTTCCACAGTTTGGCAAAACGGTACACCAACCCCCTCCAATCCGAGTTCTTCCCAAGCAGCAGAAGCTAATGTTGCAAGCTTTTCAGGGTTTGAATAGGCATCTTTGTAAAATATTCCAAGTTTCTCCATCTGCTCTATCGTGGCTGTTTGGTTAGCAGACAAAACCGGAGGACGGTCTACCTTTTTCAATTTAACTGCTTTTAAAAACCTTTCCTTTGGCGTTAACTCATTCGCAGAAAAGCTTTTTGAGATCCTCTTCATTGTAATTCACCAGCAACCTTTTCTCTTCCTTAATTATCGAAGCTACGAAGTGCGTTCCTGTCTTTACAACTCCGTCGATGGCATGTATCTCTCTGAGAATTCTTTTGAGATCTTCTCTGTCCTTTGCCCTCGCTATAACAATGAAATCGAAATCTCCGAGGATGTAGTAGACTGCAAAAACTCCTGAAATCGACGCAAGCTTCTGTCCGATTTCCTCCGGCGTTGTGTTGTTATAACTCACGCTTACGAACGTTACGGTGGTTATATCGAGTCCAAGGGCTTCCGGATTTAGCTCTATCAACGTACCTTTTATAAGTCCCATTTTTTTAAATTTCTTCAGTCTGTAGTGGACGGTGGAGCGGGAAATGTTCGTAATTTTCGATATTTCGTCGAGATTGTAGCTTCCGTTTTCCTCCAAGCACTTCAGGATCTTCAGGTCCTTTTCCTCAAGTTTTACCACCATCTCTACCACCCCTTATTGTTCCCGATCGATAATAAAAGTTTCGCATTACTATATAATTCAAATTAATTTGATTATTATTCAAGTTAGTTTGAGTTTTGTGTAAGAAGTTAATTAAGTTTTCGAAGAAGAACATAAACCCCTCAGCTTGGCGACTTCTCATCATTTTCAGCAGCGGGAGTAATCATCATCGGGGAAATGTAAGGTAGCAGAATTTTGAACTTCTCTTCTCCTATTAAATCTTTCAGCTCCTTCAAACTCCTGAACGGCTTAGCAGAGATTATCTTAGCTGCCGTAGTTTTTCCGATTCCCGGAATGCTTTCGAGCTGGTAAAGTTTCGCTTTATTTACGTCCAGAATTGGAATCGCCGTTACCGACCTCATTCCGTAATCGACAACTCTCGCATCGACGAAAGCGTTCCTTTCAAACTCTCCAACCAATCCGACTAAGAGGGGGTAAGTCGCAAGTTGTCTTGCGAAAGTTATTCTTCCTTTTCTTACCTCGCACCTCAAATCTCTTATCAGCCTGCCTTTCGGAACTATTTTTTGCAACATCCTGTTGTCTATGTTGTTCCTAACTCTCTCCTTGAAAATTTTGAAGTACTTTTTGTGTCTCCTCACGTTCTTGTAACCGACTTCAGCCATTGG is part of the Ferroglobus placidus DSM 10642 genome and encodes:
- a CDS encoding ATP:cob(I)alamin adenosyltransferase; the encoded protein is MACLIKKREAEMKKDVRLTSSLRSGLISKDSDEIWGVGSVDEANAFIGLAKVKSEGLTREILEKVQRKMFNVGAEMISGKEMITRKDVEELEEIIREVGRKVEQPDKFIILEQDEITAYLSVARAVVRRAERWAVRLNDEGKVGINLVEWLNKLSCLLYLLTLYELKGKYNVVQIKKEDP
- a CDS encoding helix-turn-helix transcriptional regulator, whose amino-acid sequence is MSKLATLKNLLLLLGIVLLLVSFFNPIVANPYPNTCFGAFYGFNSYFFFAAVIILVLAVVLSEEKSEIVESGSKLAEKNQNGKILDLIRNLLEEDEFKIIKLVLENEGITQDSLHFKTGFSQSKISMIIKKLEEKNLIVREKFGKTYKIYTSPWLRNMLEEGNVDYQKDFEKLKNWCEED
- a CDS encoding DUF6951 family protein, with the protein product MKVIITDQPCGYKSEVIAKKIDKSVKIEIISECEDVRKFGEELPILSAKDVLTRIPENIVYKKANLKHSTCIIPWVVLKAAEIELGLNVKRLPRIKFEDDF
- a CDS encoding sulfurtransferase TusA family protein, with the protein product MTVIDLRGLTCPEPIIKLRQEMSKFKPGDVVEVLTTDPGTMIDIPIWAGNSGIVVLECRREGDHIKFVLKKI
- a CDS encoding carboxymuconolactone decarboxylase family protein; its protein translation is MGNKECEEYVKERMKLMPRFLKTVCEVWPEAAKKFADFYEVIWRDGALDRKTKELIFTAIGVATASPRCIVHVIAAVEAGATDEEILEAVTVGFIGAGFYPNNPGIPYAFEYAVKAIEVAQKYRRGEDWEYLKPPEFRG
- a CDS encoding uroporphyrinogen decarboxylase family protein; this encodes MRPKDILLEAFELGVPERVPAVIFGGGMWTIKNSGKDFLYYIGKPKEYAELIVKTADILQSDMVYPGSGYNNFLAAAIGGKIKVRHIGAPDLEGPIINSPEDLEALEIDKIYENEALQTIWKASEIVYNEIGDKYLVGTTSWGPFTKAGNLRGVEQLMRDIYKNKEFAKKVIEFAKDLIMAFYEPVVKDAGLEAVSIADPTASGDLISRRHFLEFALPPLKELIDEMKKRKIAVFLHICGDTSDKLREIAESKASCFSLDHKVDLGYAKSTLKSVICIAGNVDPVSVLNDGTPEYVEEVSNKCIHIAAEGGGYVLCPGCDIPPTVPLENIQAFIRAARKTKLR
- a CDS encoding OsmC family protein — protein: MSEINGVDVEYLKQLVETVKKHPELGRTLWRARSKWKDGFKVEVNIRDFTIRMDEPKDLGGTNTAPNMVEFVLGALGACLVVGYVMNAAIRGIELDKVEIDVEGDIDLPGFFGLESPEKVSPGFTNIRARVFLKTKKPVSKEELKELHETVVKTSPVGNTLMKPVNLEVKLEERRTV
- a CDS encoding DsrE family protein, yielding MAEKKLVFVLSKGLNYPDIARTTLMLAALSANLGIKTTVFCFQDGVEIMVKGALDKEEVKPGVPTIRQRLNEAIEAGVKIYVCSQTLVVRKIKEEDIIDEAEVAGAATFIYLALEADKVICVG
- a CDS encoding MtaA/CmuA family methyltransferase; protein product: MKRISKSFSANELTPKERFLKAVKLKKVDRPPVLSANQTATIEQMEKLGIFYKDAYSNPEKLATLASAAWEELGLEGVGVPFCQTVEAEAFGLEVNWGKKKSSIPVVSFKGCVAPEGIEVPENFLERGRIPIVLDAIEILAEKYGDFLPVLGHVIGPFSLAAHIANIEKILKMSIKKPKLVEEFTEMGLDAIAEYAKAMRDRGADAIVIENMFASADVIGAKNYAKFAKPFDRKLIRKIKGITILHICGDCTSIIEDMVETKATCLSIDSKTDARFAVEISRGKAAIMGNIDTIYTLPFGKPEDVEAETLRAIEAGIDIIAPGCSLSPLTPNRNVRVMVETVKKISVRATGDSYA
- a CDS encoding Lrp/AsnC family transcriptional regulator — translated: MVVKLEEKDLKILKCLEENGSYNLDEISKITNISRSTVHYRLKKFKKMGLIKGTLIELNPEALGLDITTVTFVSVSYNNTTPEEIGQKLASISGVFAVYYILGDFDFIVIARAKDREDLKRILREIHAIDGVVKTGTHFVASIIKEEKRLLVNYNEEDLKKLFCE